Proteins encoded by one window of Melospiza georgiana isolate bMelGeo1 chromosome 18, bMelGeo1.pri, whole genome shotgun sequence:
- the LOC131091043 gene encoding glutathione S-transferase theta-1-like: MGLELYLDLLSQPCRALYIFARSNNIPFEFKRVQLAKGQHKTEEFRKVNVLMKVPALKDGSFTLAESIAILLYLVQKFKTPDHWYPADLQKRARVDEYLSWQHINIRAKGSKLFLSKVLLPLITGQPLPPEKLEFATEELNVALKQFEEKFLQDKPFIAGSEVSLADLVALVELMQPVCAGYALFEDRPALAAWRGRVEEAVGKELFLEAHQDIMNVKNLTADQFAPELLENFKQQLLKQN, encoded by the exons ATGGGGCTGGAGCTGTACCTGGACCTGCTCTCGCAGCCCTGCCGGGCGCTCTACATCTTCGCCCGCAGCAACAACATCCCCTTCGAGTTCAAGCGGGTGCAGCTGGCCAAGG ggcagcacaagacAGAGGAGTTCCGGAAGGTGAACGTCCTGATGAAGGTGCCTGCACTCAAGGATGGCTCTTTCACCTTAGCAGAGAG CATTGCAATCCTCCTGTACCTGGTCCAGAAATTCAAGACTCCTGATCACTGGTACCCAGCTGACCTGCAGAAAAGGGCCAGGGTTGATGAGTACCTGTCCTGGCAGCACATCAACATCCGTGCCAAGGGGAGCAAGCTGTTCTTAAGCAAG gtgctgctgcctctcatCACAGGCCAGCCACTTCCTCCAGAGAAACTGGAGTTTGCCACTGAGGAGCTGAACGTTGCCCTGAAGCAGTTTGAGGAGAAGTTCTTGCAGGACAAGCCCTTCATTGCAGgcagtgaggtctccctggcagacctggtggcactggtggaGCTCATGCAG cCCGTGTGTGCTGGCTATGCCCTGTTTGAGGACAGGCCGGCGTTAGCGGCCTGGCGCGGCCGGGTGGAAGAGGCTGTGGGGAAGGAACTCTTCCTGGAAGCCCACCAAGACATCATGAACGTTAAGAACTTGACTGCTGACCAGTTTGCACCTGAGTTGCTGGAGAATTTCAAGCAGCAGCTCCTAAAGCAGAATTAA
- the LOC131091137 gene encoding D-dopachrome decarboxylase, with translation MPFVELDTSLPAERLPPGLAQTLCAATAEILGKPAERVNVTVRSGLAMVLSGSAEPCAQLAVSSIGVVGTAEQNKAHSARFFDVLTAQLGLGPDRIVIRFYPLEPWQIGKNRTVMTFL, from the exons ATGCCGTTCGTGGAGCTGGACACCAGCCTGCCGGCCGAGCGGCTGCCGCCGGGGCTGGCGCAGACCCTGTGCGCCGCCACCGCGGAGATCCTGGGCAAACCGGCGGAg CGGGTGAACGTGACGGTGCGGAGCGGGCTGGCCATGGTGCTGTCGGGCTCGGCcgagccctgtgcccagctggcgGTGTCGTCCATCGGCGTGGTGGGCACGGCGGAGCAGAACAAGGCGCACAGCGCCCGCTTCTTCGATGTCCTGACGGCGCAGCTGGGCCTGGGCCCCGACCG GATTGTCATCCGCTTTTACCCTCTGGAGCCCTGGCAGATTGGCAAGAACAGGACAGTCATGACATTCCTGTGA
- the LOC131091106 gene encoding glutathione S-transferase theta-1, which translates to MGLELYLDLLSQPCRSIYIFARSNNIPFEFKHVELFKDSVLGKKPAAASGAEQPRAGSSNSEGAGKVSLLKKVPALKDGDFTLAECTAILLYLSRKYNTPDHWYPSDIQQRARVDEYLSWHHTNIRANAPKTMWIKVLIPLFTGQPLPSEKLQEVMEGLSTSLKQFEERFLQDKAFIIGSEISLADLVAIVELMQPVGVGCDIFEDRPRLREWRRRVEDAVGKELFFQAHEMILNIKELSNIQIDPQLKEQLAPVLMKMLK; encoded by the exons atggggctggagctgtaCCTGGACCTGCTCTCGCAGCCCTGCCGCTCCATCTACATCTTCGCCCGGAGCAACAACATCCCCTTCGAGTTCAAGCACGTGGAGCTGTTCAAAG ACTCGGTGCTGGGGAAGAAGCCGGCGGCGGCGAGCGGCGCGGAGCAGCCCCGCGCAG GATCATCAAACAGTGAAGGTGCAGGCAAAGTCAGCCTCTTGAAGAAAGTGCCAGCACTGAAGGACGGAGACTTCACCCTTGCAGAATG cactgccatccTGCTGTACCTGAGCCGCAAGTACAACACTCCCGACCACTGGTACCCCTCAGACATCCAGCAGAGGGCCCGTGTGGATGAGTACCTGTCCTGGCACCACACCAACATCAGGGCCAATGCTCCTAAAACCATGTGGATCAAG GTGCTGATTCCCCTCTTcacagggcagcccctgccctcgGAGAAGCTCCAGGAGGTTATGGAGGGGCTCTCCACTTCCCTGAAGCAATTTGAGGAGAGGTTTCTGCAGGACAAGGCTTTTATCATTGGCAGTGAGATCTCCCTGGCAGATCTTGTGGCCATTGTGGAACTGATGCAA cctgTTGGAGTTGGGTGTGACATCTTTGAAGACAGACCCAGGCTGAGGGAGTGGCGCAGGCGGGTGGAGGATGCTGTGGGCAAAGAGCTTTTTTTCCAAGCCCACGAGATGATCCTCAATATCAAAGAACTGAGCAATATTCAAATTGATCCACAGCTGAAAGAGCAACTGGCACCTGTGTTGATGAAGATGTTGAAATGA